The Daphnia pulex isolate KAP4 chromosome 6, ASM2113471v1 genome contains the following window.
TTTTGTGATTTTTCCCCTCCCCATCCTATATAGGCATCACCGGAACTTTTTACCAGTGGATTACAGTCTAGACGGCTGGCAGTCACCACGATCGGACAATTTCCTGAAGATTCGTTCGTTGCCGAGTGAATGTGAGCAGCAGACGGAGATGGAAGAGACAAACAGTTTGGCGGTCAGCTGGTCCGATACTAGCAGCACTCCGATTACGACAAATTCCGGCCGTAAACAACAAACGACAACTTCGTCACCCAAGATCTGCGTTCAACGGGATGCTCACGTCGACCGGAGTTTTCACGAAGGCCAGTCGTCCATCGTCAGTGAACGCAGTTGCAGTTACGACTCTCAAGAATCGTCGCACTTTCTGGCCGATCAGGAAAGCGATTCCCGATGTTATTCTCCTTCACGCAAGCCGAGCTTCGGCTCCATTTGCAGTGACTCGTGCACAGACAACAACATGGACTCGCGGACATCGATCAAGCCGACACGTTCATCTCATCACAATTCCTTGTCCAGAAGTTCATCTTCACGATCGACTTTCCTCTCAGTTCCCACCAGAGTACCTAATCACCTGTGGCTGTCATCCACTTCCGATCAGCATCAAACCGATCACAACAAGGAGCAGCACGGTCAATCCTCGGCGAATTCGCAACTAGGATCCACGTCGTCGCTGATGGCATCGCACTTCAGCCTATCAAAGTATGATGTCATTGAACCCTTTGAACTTTGCGATTTTAGACTTCAAAGGCTATATAGGCCGGCAGAGTTGCCATGGATCGCGTGGGATTGTTTCTACAAAGAACTTTCCAGGAAGGAGAATAAGCAAGAAGGTTATTTCTTGAGTGCTAGGACGTAAATCCGCCGTTGTTTTTTATCGAATTGCTCCAGAAATCGTTTTCGTGTCAATTATAAGAAAACGCACCGGTGACAGGCGTGAACACCACGCCCTGAAACGTCTGTCGACAGACGGCGGTCTACGAGAAATCCGTGCAGACAGGCGGGCAAATCTACGTGCTATCCACGGTCACGCAATCCTTGCTACAAAAGAATCGTGACCTATATATATTCTACTACCAGAGTTGGGTTTAATTGGGTTGCAAGAGATTATAGACTTTTCTTGGCTTTCATCTTTGCACTGCATTCGGTTATTTACGTACAGTATAATCAATTAGACAAGTAGCTAGGCAGTGTTACCTTATTACGACTCATTCGCTACACGATCCTTATAGACTTTTGGGGATGTCGAGACAAATTTCCTGGAAAGTGAATGAACCATGTTAGTAATCATGATTAAAGTTTAGTTAACTGTGTACATAACAAAAGACGGTATTGAGCTAACTATATGAGTATGCGTAACAATGTAAAATGTACAAGGAATAGTAATTGATCATTATCTCGGTGTGCCTGTATGTTAACCAGCCCGTACCTGCGGCTGTGCCTGAACGAAGGCGGAATCAACGACGCCCTGCTGCTAAGCCTTGCTGGAGACGAAACGAACCACCACGCCGTTCTCGACATGTTTGACGATCCTTATTACGATTCGGCAACCGCTGCCGCCGTCCAGTTATCACTCACCCAACGGCTGGCCTTCCCTCAGCTGGTGGAGAATGACCCAGAATcggacaaacaaaacaatcgccATCAGCAACGCAACCAACTCCCTAGAGAAGAGGGAAGCCTCAATTTCTTCGCCAAAATCATCACCTTCCTGGTACGCCAAACTTTTTCCCGTACTATATTATACGTCGACTAACTAAAAAGTTATATACAACTTCAGGTTCTCGTGTTCGTCATCGTCCTAGTGGTAGGTGTCCTCGTCAAAATATCGCACACACCTCGATAGCTGACGGCCAACCGATcgattcttctttcaattttttgttttgcgaATAACTGTAAGATACGATTGatttgtaattcaattttgtattcTCAATTATTTTACAATGTCCTTGCATTACTCCCTCCCCTTTTGTCTGGCACTCTTTCAACGTTGTTTGGGGGCCTACTAGTGAGGACGGGAATAAGAGAAGCTGCAGCCGTTTCCAGTCAACATGACGTCAAttcacttcttcttcggctttcACGGGTTTGATTCGATTTTGCCGAGCGACGACGAGCGTCAGTGCGTTTCTCATTCAACTGACTGTCATAAGAACGAATTATGCACCGCTCGCTGGAACTTTCTCGCAATATACTGTTGGTTTTCTGTTGCTGATGCTCACGTCCTACTTATGATTATTCTGGTGCTCCAAATGATGAATAATTCCGTCTTGGATTGAacgcgacgacgacgacggccaaggTCGTGTGTTTGTGCCAGTCGGACCAACGAGAAATAACAGTGGCAAGGCACGCCATACGACGACTCTGCACACAAACATCTGACTTATTTCCCTTCGCGTGTGTGTCTTGAAACAAATCGATACGGCGCCTACATGCGTGAGCTCGGCTAGACGCACGATAAGAAACAGCTGCCCCCACCCCAATCCCCGATATTCACGCTATGGCGGCGTGAATGTTGGTGGCTATACGGAAACGCCAATCAGAATAAAAAGCTACCACACTATCCTACATTTAAACAAAGAACCAAACAATCGATAGATATATTTACGTCGTGACACTATTCGTCGTGTTTATTTCACTGGTATAAACTCCGAAAATgaccaaaaaggaaatgagcAATAGACATAAATTTAGgttagaaattcaaaaacggAATAAAACGACTTTGTAACAAAAGTGGACATTCGTCTGTGGGTTTACATGTGAGAGTAGACGAGAGACATCGCCATGGTGATTCGGCTACAGGCCGACACACTTAGACTCGGGAAGAGCTTGATCAATTTTTCACAATGGAAATGAACGGCCGCTTCTAGGAGCTCGTCGACCGAGTGTAACTTGGCCCAGGAGATTAACTGATAAACGTTGTTCATTCGGATGTGTGAAATCAGATAACTAACGCATTGTTGTTTGAGATCTCCAACATCGAATTCGTCGGCAGCTTCAAACAATGACTGGGCTTTGATTTGGTTGATGGAGGACGAAACTTTGCCAGAGTAGATAAAGTGGAGAACGTCTTTGAAAATCTCGAAGCGGATGTGGTGGATCCTGATCTTGCCCTGACCGCCCTGACGATTCGCTTGTTGTATCATAGCAGCGAGCACTAGGCTTCTGGCCGTCAGAATGATGGCGTGTCCGCCCACGCATTGGCCGTTATCAAACTGAAACTCCACATCACAGTTGGTTTGACGAACGTACAAGTTTGTAAACTGCTTCAATGCATTCGTTTCACTTTTACTCGGGGCCTTTGTTGTCATCTCGTTAAACTTGATCCAAATACGACAAGTAATCTCCTGGTCGTAAATCGCCGTGGAACTGTACATCAACTTAAAAACCGATACACGTCATCAGCCATATAAAGTCTAAAACACGACACAAACAAAGAcagacaaaaaacaagaaatatttaccGATTGCCATGTGCACCACTTTTCGTTCATCTTGTTTGTCGCCATTTGAATGCTTCCTTCGTCAATGCTGACCCCTACAGCTTCAGGTAAAGCACTGCAAggttgactcgtttcttcgtcGATTTCATTGCCTCCAGGAGTAATcagtttcaaaatgaaatgaaaacgtaAAGCTTTCTGTGCATTGTTACTAGAATCGTCTTCTTCAAACTGTTCTAAACGAAGCTGAACTGCATTCGCAGCATCACAGTGAACACGTTCAAGTTTGAACCAAGAGGAACGGACTCCCCGGTCATTTGTGGCCTCTGAATCCGAGACCACAGTCTTCCACACAATTTGCGTTTCACCGTCGTTCAGTTTCTTTACATTTATCGacattcttttctctgatatttgcACAAAAATGACTTTTACTTTTGACTACTTTTACTTTTGTCAATTTGATTATCTTGATCGTACTTAATGTTCAAACTCATTAACCATTAACGACACTTCCACCCTTGAGCTGAGTTTAAAGTGGACTGAAATTTGGAGCAGACGACATTGCCAATTTTGACCTTGAAAATGGCcgattttttcgaaatgtcTGAAATGCGTTATTCGTTATCAGTAATATCCCGTAATAATTGAAAActcaaacaaaattgttgatcaaacgaaaaaatactACAGCAGTTTAttgagaaattgttttttatcttttagtCATCCATTAAAGTAAACTGCCATACATAAATACGTCCAACCCACGTTATGATAATCATTTACACTGAAAAACATTCCAAATGCACGCTAGATCAAATAAACGACATGCTGTTGATGATGACGAGATGACTTTTGGAGCTAGTCGTATCCTTGGCTGTGTACTAAAGAGAGATAATAAGCatgaaaacgtacaaaaagTGGATTACCTTGGGGAACAAAGGTATTAACCTGGAAAGATCGTAGTAACATTCGGCATTGTTATGGGGTTCATCCGTTTTATCGTTTGGTGTTTGATGGGAAACTTTGCGAGATCGGAGAACAAGGGAACATGAAAAAGCCTCTGGAGACGTTTGCCCGTTCTATTACTTGGGGGATGAGGAACCAAATATAAAGTGGATGGCGTCGGCGCCGTTGTGGAATGGAAATGTCTAGAAAATTGAATTCGTGGCTTGGTGCACTGTTGCTCTGCTTAAAAAGTATTGAACCAAAAAGTTTAACGTATTTTACTAACACTTAGCCCTCCCAAAAGTTCCGACACCAAATATCCATTACTGTATGGAATATCCTCTCTGTTTTGAATATATTGAAACTTCATTTCAAGTTTGCCAAGTTACCACATCAATGATCAAACTTTTCACGGTCGTTTACGTAATGCCGTTTCATGCCCTAGATAACAGTCTCTGAAATCTTTTTGTTCGTTTATTGATTAATTAGTGATGAATTATTAGTATCGAAATAGTAAACAGAAGGAAAGGTGACACCAAATCATTCGGATAAGGGAAATTAGATGAGAAAGATAATATCGTCTGCTACCATGATTTGATTGGCCTCCGTCATCCTTTCGAATGCTGCCCGAGTTTCATGAGACTGGAAAGGCTCGGCCGAATGTTTCTCGACCAGGTAAGCGCGGAAACGGCTGGAAGGCAGCGACTGGGCACGCGATTCGCGGAATAATTGGGTCAACGactttttgaacaaattgtAACGCTCATCGCTAATAGAAGCGGGAGTCTCATCTTCATGGACGGTCGTATCCATCGGGACAGAGTCCGTTTCCAAAGAGGAACCTTGAGATGCCGTCGTGTCTTGTGTTGACTTTTTGGCGCGTTTGGTGGTGGTGCCACTGGACGTCGGTTGGCTGCTGGTAGCGTCGAATTCGTACGGATCTTCCTGAGTGGTTCGAGTgcgcttcctttttttctgcgaCTCGGCAGTAGACACGGTCGTTTCGTCGACATCTTCTTCCGGTTCCTATGTTCGCCAAATCGTGTTACATTCAGACTCGAGACTAAATGGATTACTGTTAAATTACCTCCTCCTCTTCGGTATCGACTTCATCATCCTCTTCGCCGTCGTCttcaaccttcttcttcttacgcTGCTTCTCAAGAACTCGCTTGAAGTAAGCGAATTGGACGAGCTCAATGGCCGAATGCGCGTCATCAGCATCGATGACTTTTGATAGACGTGCACGGGCGTGAGCCGTGGAGAGACGGATCAGCGTCTCGAGCGCACGAGCCGTTACCGGTTGGGTGCGCGCCACATCTGGATTTTCAACTTCGTGAGACCGGAGACGCGAATATTCTTCAGCGATGGCGTCAGCTGCTTCTTGCGACAATGTTGGCTGAGATTTGTCAAGTTTAAATATCATGAGAACTTTGCCAAATGTCACAAAGAATAACGAACCAACCTTAAGGGCGCGGGCGACGTGAATGTACTTCTTCATGAACTGCATGCTAACGACTTTGTCCGTTTTCAAACGGCTTGAACCGTGGAGAAGAGCGTCGTACTTTTCATAAAGCGGCGTCTCCTGGACGGTAGACTCATTCTCGTCCGGATTCCTGGTCGATAGCATGTCCAAATTCATGGCCAATGGGAGCGGTTCCCCATCCTGTTCCGTTGACGCACGGTAGCGATGCATTCGGACAACATGGTCGGCGATTCGACGGTCCTGCTCAACATCCACCAGATCCAGCACGATGAACAACAAGTCGAAACGAGACAGTAGTGAATCCTGCAGAAAAGCAGTCAACCGTTATCGATCATCTGCTCCAAAACAATTATAGAAAACCTATTAAAAGAACCTGCAAGCCAATGTTTTCCATGGGTGTTTTGTATTGGTCATAGCGACCGTACACTGGATTGGCGGCTGCCAGGACAGAGCAACGAGCGTTCAGTCGAGCATGGATGCCTGCCTTTGCAATGGTTACctgaaggaaagaaacaaaacaaaaacaattgacTGAGTTTTCATCTAATATTAAAAGGATGGGCGAGACGAAAAAAATCGATCGACAAAAGTAAACTTTTTTGCTTGAGTGGAGGTAAGCTGGATTGGATCGATTTCAATAAATACTAGGAATGGAGGGAAACGAAATTCGTGGTACGGActattaaatatttgattgaaagCAGAATAGCATGGGAACTCAATTAACTAGTGGGCGCACGCGGCCGGTGGacatcaaattaccattttcaAAGCGATCATGGCAAAACGAAGTTAGTTTTCTAtttctagaaaaaatgtaCACGTCTAATAAAGCAAGTGGGAAATTTGATGCATTGCGGAATTTTTGAACTAAATTATTTCTAATATTTCAAGTAAGTTTTGGTTCAAaagtaataaaagaattatGTCAGGCGAAACGTAACGCAGCAGTGAAATATTTACCGATCCTTGTTCCATGACTTCGTGGATGGCAGTTCGATCGATGTCGGACATTTTGTCAAATTCGTCGATACAAACAACTCCGCGATCAGCCAAAACCATGGCGCCAGCTTCCAATCGTCGCTCACCAGATTCAGGATCGTTGGTCACTGCAGCAGTTAAACCGACGCCGGATGAACCACGGcctttcaaagaaaatcagatTTATGAAACGGTAAAGATCGATAGGGCGGGAGAAAGGCAACCAGTGTAAGATGATACCTGTTGTAGCAACGGCTCTCGGCGCCGTGAAGAGGACGTAACGAAGAAGTTGAGATTTGGCAACACTAGGATCGCCAATTAGTAGAATGTTGATGTCACCACGAAGGCGAGTACCGTTGGGCAAAACCTTTTCTAGACCGCCGAGCAACATGCAAAGAAGGGCACGTTTGATGTATTCGTGCCCGTGGATGGAAGGCGCCAGAGATTTGGCCAAGAGCTGGAAGACGTCAATTGATTTCATCCGAGagaattttttacattttcggACATCATCACTAGTGATGAAGATGGAAGCCTCTTTGCTGAGGGGGACAATGTTGCAAGCTAAGAGGATCGTCCTGTAAGATCAAAGACGAAATGTTATATCAAAGTTttgggaaataataattctgaGAAGACGCGTTACTTGAAGGCACCTGATGTGAATCCTCCTTGTTTTCCTGGTAACGAGCGGAAAGTGCCAATAACTTGGATACGATCGCCAGGTTTGCATCGATCCACCAAGTCGTTATCACAAATAATGTCCACCGCACGAGGCAGTTGTCCTTTAATGAGCAAGGTCAAAAGAACGTGTTAGAAAAGGGGTTATAATTTACGctccaaaaaatttgtatctaCCGGCAGGAGCTTTTTCTGGCATTTCTTGGATCGTTAACGTTTGATGGTCTCTATAAGTAGACAGTCCATACTCTGTCTCTAGCAAATTGCCATCTTCGTCCTAAATTATTCAAAGACAGACATGAGTTCGTAATTATTGTAgacttttaaatttcattttcataagTCATCCCGtaatttattctatttttttttaaagttaactaAAAATAACGACCTGTGTACTTTCATACGCCATCTGAGGATGCTAGATACAACTAGACTGAACTTCGaaatctttcctttctttccttcaaaAGTTCTATTTTTACTACCACAAGATAAATTACCTTGGTTGGATAGACGGAACTTGAAGGGAATGCATCAAAACTAGTCAAATCGGTGTAACGCCGTTCGAtagttttctttgttgcaggaCAATAATGCACGCTGCGAACGATCTTCGGTCGAACCAGAGAACctaacattttaattaaattaattaaatcaattaatttatctTAAGACTTTAAAGAAATTGGATTCTTACACTTTGTGACAATCCCTTCAACACAGACTAAATTTCCAATGAATCGTGAAGTGAGACTTCTTGGAGTGACATGCTTTGCTCCAAAACTTCCCtcgaaaccaagaaaaaactCGTCATGCTCCTTTGCATAGCTTGAATCAATACCTCCAACAAACTCTGCTAAAGCTTTCTGGAACGCCAATTGCTCTTCAAAAGCATTTGTAAGCAGGCTGCATGAAAAGAAAGGTGAGTGTTTCTACAAAACTTTGTTAAGTGTTTATTTTACCCATTGGCTCTAGCAGCATTGACACGGCGAAGATCATTGATGTTGACAACCAACCTAGTTTGTTTGTTACTCACCATATCCTTCACAAGTTGAGTATAAATTCCATCTCGATTCTGCAAAGCaaaaaagttaataataaCCACCTATTGAATTGTTAGTTCAAATCAACAGGTCCCTACGTAGTCGTCGAGAAATTCAGCGTATTCACGTTGAATGTCTCGGATGCGTTGATCGACATCTCCTGCAGACATTTTCGAATAACCAGTGGAAAgcaaagtaaaattaatctaaaatagcaaattcaGTGAAAACACTGAAAAAATCTCGATCGCAGacttgaaaagttgaaaacaagTGTGACCGACTACAAGCACAGCAGACAACGAATCTACACAATGAAACTAAAGCGCCAACTCCCGCCAAAAtacgccatctagtgacatgACAGTATAGGCTGGCGGgcgatttgaaatgaaattcaaattcggaaaaatattttgtgaaaaatattaaataaacgaaataataGTATTGGGAGTAAAACAGGCTAATACGCCCAAGTGTATTATAGACGATACAGTTTTCCCCCTTGCGATGATACAATCGGGTAAATTATGCAAGGGCGAGACGTGGACGCATGATTTTTACGACAGAAATAGGTGgatagggaagaaaaaaaaagtagagctATGTTTATGAGGACTACACATGATAACATTATTCTCACTGATGATTGCCCCACATAAGACAGCACAAATTATTCCATTCTCTGGGGTTATCTCTACAAAAGCGGAAAAGTCGTATgtaatcttttctttgtttttttcttttagattcaATTCCAGGCGCAACAAATATTCTGTGTTTTCAACTGAGATTGATCCGAGGAGTTGAAGAAAGGAGAACAAGAGAGGGAGACGCATCTTTCTTCCTCGAATTTAGATATGCCCAAAAAGAGATGTGTTCGTTAaagtttttctcatttgaaatcaaaatgtccCGACTTTTTTCCTATAAGTTTCTCAACTGTAATAAGCTGAGGGGTGGGGGGTAGTAAAGATTATGTTTTTATATGATGGAAGTAAAGCTGACTGGAACTTTCAGAACGGGACGTGAATGGGACCTCtatgttgttgatttttggaTTCCTATCTGACTTGGAATGTCGgtgaaagaaaacagaaacatCAGGAAATAAGCCCAGATCCAACCCAAGAGCTCGAATTATCTAGAAAGTTTTTTGAACGGATTCAGTTGAGAAAGTTTTTGGGCAGAAGTTTGTCTTTTGTCACCAGGGTTTTGAACAAtaatttctttccccctttaaATCCCAtatctttgtttttctttttaaaacaaaagcaaaaaaaaaaaaaatcccgtaGTGAAATGAAAGCGTAAGACCTACcaaaactaaataataaagaggcacaatttagaagaaaaaaaaattggacgaaaaaaaattgcaaaggaaagaaaagtcaCCACGCGCAACATAAAAGTTAAATCGttacacactcacacacattGGAGGTAAATGGCGCGGAGGGAATATGATGCAGTAGAGGTAAAAGTAAACCCaaaatcatatttttgtttttcaaaagaagcCGTCGGAGGGATCGGGAACGTGAGCGGAGAAAaaggattgttttttttgaaGCGGCGAGGACGGGTAGTACAGAGTGGGagaaatggttaaaaaataaaggggagACTTGATCAGATATGTCAACGGTATTCTGACTCGcctaaaaattgttgaatgCTTTTCCTGATTTTTCACTTATTTAGCAATTAGTAGCCGAGAGACAGATTCggcgcatttttcttttgtttataaaGCAGCTACAGGTACACGGGGAACATAACTCGGGAGACAAAAGAGCGGCAGGCGACAAAGAGGGAAACCAAAGCCAATCTAAAGAGTGTGAGATGAGGACGTGAAGAGAGACACACAAAttagggaagaagaagaagaagaaagaattgatATTTCTCACGCTTGCCGAGAAACGATATGGCTATTATTGTCCGCTCGAAGGAATTCCCGACCTCCcgtccaaaaagaaagaaatttaagaagagcaacacacgcacacacaactAATTAACTACACGATACTTATTTCACTAtccaatcaaaaggaaaaccaaGACAAGTTAAGAAggatattcttttttgttgtttaaggAGAGAGGGCCAAACTTGATTGTAGGGTTGTAGTATATAGTATTACATCGCCAGCAAACTCTTTCAGGCTGACGTCGAGGTGCGGTGGGtgggatattattattttcttatcctCGTCAACTCCTGCCCGGACGTTTTTTTAAGAGCTGCCCGAATGTTGCGTTGGGACCGCCCCTTCGCCACAACAAAATACACATGTACactcacgcacacacacataattattatttttttttagcttttttttcttgaggaAGATGGTCGATGTCGGTGTGAGAAAGAATTATTTACGGGGGCAAGGATAATTTTGTCATGGCGAAATGGCCTTCCCAGCAGATTCTAAATGCACAcactactctctctctcttttgctttttttcgattgaaaacgtttttttttttgaacgaaCGCTGAAAGACGTTTGTAGCGCGGGAGGAGGGGCgatgatgttttgtttttttttggtattttttttttagatttttttcgaaattgatTACAACTGTATCGAAGAACAAAGATAATAAAGGTGGTTCTCTATCCtaggtaaatttttttgtccggaaaaaaaaagaaaagaaacaagtttgaCTTTTTGTTATTAACGCGCGCCGTTAGTTCGATTTCAGATGTCCTCTCAACCTCTTAGGGGGGAAACGAATGAAATGCTTTTAAAcgcgagaaagaaaagaaaaaactgggaGCGgtgttgagagagagaggggggggggacagtGGATTGTTAAACAAACAGATCGGTAACGAAAAGAATtgtcaatttgattttgtcgtttttctttgaagtAGATACGGTCGAGGTCGGGATAAGGGGAAATGCTGATTGGGCAATTTCACGATTTGCTTGGTCCGTACTACATCCACATGCTGAAGGGAGGGGGAAATGCAATTGTAGTTGAGAGCTACTAAATTATCTCTAACCCTTTCTCACACCGCTCTTCCCGTTACTTCGTGTTCAGAGATGATTTCAAGGGATAGGGGGGAACAAATTcaagtgttttttaaattgccaCAAGggaattaaacattttaagtGCAAAGTCTCGTTTAAAACCCCACCGCAGTATGTGTTTCGACTCCCGCCATAAGCGtgaaaaatataatgaaagaCTTGACGGCCGTGGacaaattattcttttgcgCCGGGGATGGCTCTGTTAAAAGGGACGTGTGAAATGCTCCTCCTTGCACGACAGATCAGAGatgtggtggtgatgatggttGGTGACATGAAATATGTGTTGGATATTGTGCTCGCAAGCTGACCTTCCAAACTAGCTAGAGAAAAACAGCGTCAAGTCTCGTGGAAATACAACAACCCCACACTCCTACTCCATCCTGATCCGCATCCGATATACACGTGATGACCAAGAGACAACTTACTGGGGAGGGAGGAAAAACTTCACGA
Protein-coding sequences here:
- the LOC124196063 gene encoding uncharacterized protein LOC124196063; this translates as MADTRLPDVVPAKDLASGKEAVELMSGSSAAQLNSDSSQVGMPDWHMTVLSANEDHPSDTPIVHIWSSSDSNDSNDSSLLAKPEEVCSRLEHQIEHRSDSQLGSDSGIDSQLASPTVIDGGYNKLQEQSAFVLDLSANHLSVPSRMKLGSLRSSLEKHNQQQQQPKLNEDEPPIVENSVHGTGEQRNDPSPAKTIPTSPRFLPQKRHHRNFLPVDYSLDGWQSPRSDNFLKIRSLPSECEQQTEMEETNSLAVSWSDTSSTPITTNSGRKQQTTTSSPKICVQRDAHVDRSFHEGQSSIVSERSCSYDSQESSHFLADQESDSRCYSPSRKPSFGSICSDSCTDNNMDSRTSIKPTRSSHHNSLSRSSSSRSTFLSVPTRVPNHLWLSSTSDQHQTDHNKEQHGQSSANSQLGSTSSLMASHFSLSNPYLRLCLNEGGINDALLLSLAGDETNHHAVLDMFDDPYYDSATAAAVQLSLTQRLAFPQLVENDPESDKQNNRHQQRNQLPREEGSLNFFAKIITFLVLVFVIVLVVGVLVKISHTPR
- the LOC124196067 gene encoding ARMADILLO BTB ARABIDOPSIS PROTEIN 1-like, producing MSINVKKLNDGETQIVWKTVVSDSEATNDRGVRSSWFKLERVHCDAANAVQLRLEQFEEDDSSNNAQKALRFHFILKLITPGGNEIDEETSQPCSALPEAVGVSIDEGSIQMATNKMNEKWCTWQSLMYSSTAIYDQEITCRIWIKFNEMTTKAPSKSETNALKQFTNLYVRQTNCDVEFQFDNGQCVGGHAIILTARSLVLAAMIQQANRQGGQGKIRIHHIRFEIFKDVLHFIYSGKVSSSINQIKAQSLFEAADEFDVGDLKQQCVSYLISHIRMNNVYQLISWAKLHSVDELLEAAVHFHCEKLIKLFPSLSVSACSRITMAMSLVYSHM
- the LOC124196061 gene encoding zygotic DNA replication licensing factor mcm3-like isoform X2; translated protein: MSAGDVDQRIRDIQREYAEFLDDYNRDGIYTQLVKDMVSNKQTRLVVNINDLRRVNAARANGLLTNAFEEQLAFQKALAEFVGGIDSSYAKEHDEFFLGFEGSFGAKHVTPRSLTSRFIGNLVCVEGIVTKCSLVRPKIVRSVHYCPATKKTIERRYTDLTSFDAFPSSSVYPTKDEDGNLLETEYGLSTYRDHQTLTIQEMPEKAPAGQLPRAVDIICDNDLVDRCKPGDRIQVIGTFRSLPGKQGGFTSGAFKTILLACNIVPLSKEASIFITSDDVRKCKKFSRMKSIDVFQLLAKSLAPSIHGHEYIKRALLCMLLGGLEKVLPNGTRLRGDINILLIGDPSVAKSQLLRYVLFTAPRAVATTGRGSSGVGLTAAVTNDPESGERRLEAGAMVLADRGVVCIDEFDKMSDIDRTAIHEVMEQGSVTIAKAGIHARLNARCSVLAAANPVYGRYDQYKTPMENIGLQDSLLSRFDLLFIVLDLVDVEQDRRIADHVVRMHRYRASTEQDGEPLPLAMNLDMLSTRNPDENESTVQETPLYEKYDALLHGSSRLKTDKVVSMQFMKKYIHVARALKPTLSQEAADAIAEEYSRLRSHEVENPDVARTQPVTARALETLIRLSTAHARARLSKVIDADDAHSAIELVQFAYFKRVLEKQRKKKKVEDDGEEDDEVDTEEEEEPEEDVDETTVSTAESQKKRKRTRTTQEDPYEFDATSSQPTSSGTTTKRAKKSTQDTTASQGSSLETDSVPMDTTVHEDETPASISDERYNLFKKSLTQLFRESRAQSLPSSRFRAYLVEKHSAEPFQSHETRAAFERMTEANQIMVADDIIFLI
- the LOC124196061 gene encoding zygotic DNA replication licensing factor mcm3-like isoform X1, which gives rise to MSAGDVDQRIRDIQREYAEFLDDYNRDGIYTQLVKDMVSNKQTRLVVNINDLRRVNAARANGLLTNAFEEQLAFQKALAEFVGGIDSSYAKEHDEFFLGFEGSFGAKHVTPRSLTSRFIGNLVCVEGIVTKCSLVRPKIVRSVHYCPATKKTIERRYTDLTSFDAFPSSSVYPTKDEDGNLLETEYGLSTYRDHQTLTIQEMPEKAPAGQLPRAVDIICDNDLVDRCKPGDRIQVIGTFRSLPGKQGGFTSGAFKTILLACNIVPLSKEASIFITSDDVRKCKKFSRMKSIDVFQLLAKSLAPSIHGHEYIKRALLCMLLGGLEKVLPNGTRLRGDINILLIGDPSVAKSQLLRYVLFTAPRAVATTGRGSSGVGLTAAVTNDPESGERRLEAGAMVLADRGVVCIDEFDKMSDIDRTAIHEVMEQGSVTIAKAGIHARLNARCSVLAAANPVYGRYDQYKTPMENIGLQDSLLSRFDLLFIVLDLVDVEQDRRIADHVVRMHRYRASTEQDGEPLPLAMNLDMLSTRNPDENESTVQETPLYEKYDALLHGSSRLKTDKVVSMQFMKKYIHVARALKVGSLFFVTFGKVLMIFKLDKSQPTLSQEAADAIAEEYSRLRSHEVENPDVARTQPVTARALETLIRLSTAHARARLSKVIDADDAHSAIELVQFAYFKRVLEKQRKKKKVEDDGEEDDEVDTEEEEEPEEDVDETTVSTAESQKKRKRTRTTQEDPYEFDATSSQPTSSGTTTKRAKKSTQDTTASQGSSLETDSVPMDTTVHEDETPASISDERYNLFKKSLTQLFRESRAQSLPSSRFRAYLVEKHSAEPFQSHETRAAFERMTEANQIMVADDIIFLI